In Prunus dulcis chromosome 1, ALMONDv2, whole genome shotgun sequence, the following are encoded in one genomic region:
- the LOC117623024 gene encoding LOW QUALITY PROTEIN: pentatricopeptide repeat-containing protein At1g59720, chloroplastic/mitochondrial-like (The sequence of the model RefSeq protein was modified relative to this genomic sequence to represent the inferred CDS: inserted 1 base in 1 codon) — translation MVLAITPTPRPHHHLPLHSSNNGDSRAHLHTHLLHLLNECTDMSQLKQIHAHTLRATSTTNPHSLFLHSRILHFSSLADINYAFRVFNQIENPNSFMWNTLLRACARSSQREEQAMLLYCRMLAEGVAMPDQYTFPFVLRACAYLFALSEGKQAHASAVKLGFDSDVYINNSLIHLYASCGRLELAKKVFEKMRERSVVSWNVMIDSFVRAGEFETALKLFDEMQKMFEPDGYTMQSIINACAGLGALCFGMWAHAYVLRKCDGGLANDVLINSSLIDMYCKCGSLEIAQQVFDRMPKRDVTTWNYMILGFAMHGQAEAALKYFERLVKKETFAPNSITFVGVLSACNHRGMVNEGRKFFEMMVNKYRIEPRLEHYGCLADLLARAGFIDEALNLVTTMPMKPDIVIWRSLLDASSKQHASVELSEEVARQILESTGGQGGVSSGVYVLLSRVYASASRWNDVGSIRKLMTVDGVAKEPGCSLIEIDGVTHEFFAGDTSHPRSREIYRVLDVFKERLEVMGHXPSERIAIAFGLLILNPGVPIRIFKNLRICNDCHKVTKLISKIFNVEIIMRDRARFHHFIDGICSCMDYW, via the exons ATGGTCCTGGCAATCACACCAACCCCAcgtcctcatcatcatctcccTCTTCACAGCTCCAATAATGGAGACTCACGCGCCCACCTCCACACCCATCTTCTCCACCTGTTGAACGAGTGTACGGACATGTCTCAGCTCAAGCAGATACACGCTCACACATTGCGCGCCACATCGACCACAAACCCACACAGCCTCTTCCTCCATAGCCGAATCCTCCATTTCTCTTCGCTCGCCGATATAAACTACGCGTTTCGGGTTTTCAATCAGATTGAGAACCCCAATTCGTTCATGTGGAACACTCTCCTCAGGGCCTGCGCACGAAGCTCTCAGCGCGAAGAGCAGGCCATGTTGCTTTACTGTAGAATGTTAGCTGAAGGGGTTGCTATGCCCGATCAATATACGTTCCCTTTTGTTCTTAGAGCTTGTGCCTACTTGTTTGCCTTGTCCGAAGGGAAACAAGCGCATGCCAGCGCTGTTAAACTCGGGTTTGATTCGGATGTTTATATTAACAACAGTTTGATTCATTTGTACGCTTCTTGTGGGCGTTTGGAATTGGCGAAGAAGGTGTTTGAGAAAATGCGCGAAAGAAGCGTTGTGTCCTGGAATGTTATGATTGATTCATTTGTTCGGGCTGGCGAGTTTGAGACTGCGCTGAAactgtttgatgaaatgcaGAAGATGTTTGAGCCTGATGGGTACACAATGCAGAGCATTATAAATGCTTGTGCTGGTTTGGGTGCTTTGTGTTTTGGGATGTGGGCTCATGCTTATGTGTTGAGGAAGTGTGATGGTGGTCTGGCAAACGATGTTTTGATAAACTCTTCGTTGATTGATATGTATTGCAAATGTGGGTCCTTGGAAATTGCTCAGCAAGTCTTCGACAGAATGCCTAAACGTGATGTAACTACATGGAATTATATGATTCTAGGATTTGCCATGCATGGTCAAGCTGAGGCTGCCTTGAAATATTTTGAACGTTTGGTTAAAAAGGAGACCTTTGCGCCCAATTCCATCACATTTGTTGGTGTTCTGAGTGCATGTAATCACAGAGGCATGGTAAACGAAGGACGCAAGTTTTTCGAAATGATGGTAAACAAGTACAGGATTGAACCCCGATTAGAACACTACGGATGCCTAGCTGATCTCTTGGCACGTGCCGGCTTCATCGACGAAGCATTGAATTTGGTGACAACAATGCCCATGAAACCCGACATTGTAATATGGAGGAGTCTTCTTGATGCAAGTAGCAAGCAGCATGCTAGTGTTGAGCTAAGTGAAGAAGTGGCCAGGCAGATCCTCGAGTCTACAGGAGGCCAAGGAGGTGTTTCTAGTGGTGTTTACGTGCTTCTGTCAAGAGTATATGCTTCAGCTAGCCGTTGGAACGACGTTGGATCGATTAGAAAACTAATGACAGTTGACGGTGTAGCGAAAGAGCCCGGCTGTAGTTTGATAGAGATAGATGGTGTTACCCATGAATTTTTTGCAGGGGACACATCTCACCCTCGCAGTAGGGAAATATATAGGGTTCTGGATGTGTTTAAAGAAAGGCTTGAAGTAATGGGTC GACCTAGTGAGAGAATAGCCATTGCCTTTGGGCTCTTGATCTTGAACCCTGGCGTGCCTATACGCATATTCAAGAACCTGAGGATATGCAATGACTGCCATAAGGTAACCAAATTGATCTCTAAAATATTCAACGTGGAGATTATCATGAGAGATCGTGCTCGATTTCATCACTTCATAGACGGCATCTGCTCTTGTATGGATTATTGGTAA
- the LOC117613462 gene encoding dnaJ homolog subfamily B member 1-like encodes MGVDFYNVLRVNRDATQEDLKKAYKRLAMRWHPDKNPVDNEGAEAKFKQVCQAYDVLSDPQRRQIYDIYGEEGLNYGDPDDIFAEFFGGSGDRDRVFKKKNSVNGSYGVGGGGKSKKLAAIESKLVCSLEDLYKGTRRKMRISRTVPDEFGKPKTVEEILKIDIKPGWKKGTKITFPDKGNQEPGVSPADLIFVVDEKPHGVFKRDGNDLVVTQELSLLEALTGTFVNLTTLDGRILMMPVRDIIKPGHEELIPNEGMPISKDPTKKGNLRIKFDVVFPSKLSVEQKSDLRRVLGRAD; translated from the exons ATGGGCGTGGACTTCTACAACGTGCTGAGAGTGAACCGGGACGCGACCCAGGAGGACCTGAAGAAGGCGTACAAGAGGTTGGCGATGAGGTGGCACCCGGACAAGAACCCAGTTGACAACGAAGGAGCAGAGGCCAAGTTCAAGCAAGTTTGCCAGGCCTACGATGTCCTCAGTGACCCCCAGAGGCGTCAGATCTATGACATCTACGGCGAGGAAGGGCTCAATTATGGTGACCCAGATGATATTTTTGCCGAGTTCTTCGGCGGATCTGGGGACAGAGACAGGGTgtttaagaagaagaatagcGTTAATGGTAGTTATGGCGTTGGTGGTGGAGGGAAAAGTAAGAAGCTTGCGGCGATTGAGAGTAAGTTGGTGTGTAGTTTGGAGGATTTGTACAAAGGGACCAGAAGGAAGATGAGGATTTCAAGAACTGTTCCTGATGAATTTGG TAAGCCGAAGACAGTTGAGGAAATCTTAAAGATAGACATCAAGCCTGGTTGGAAGAAGGGTACGAAAATCACCTTCCCAGATAAAGGCAACCAAGAACCAGGAGTCTCTCCAGCAGATCTTATATTCGTGGTCGATGAAAAACCCCACGGTGTTTTTAAGAGGGATGGGAATGACCTTGTGGTCACTCAGGAGTTATCTCTACTCGAGGCTCTCACTGGGACTTTCGTCAATCTGACAACCTTAGACGGAAGGATTCTGATGATGCCAGTGAGAGATATAATTAAACCTGGTCATGAGGAATTGATCCCTAATGAGGGAATGCCCATCTCAAAAGATCCCACCAAGAAAGGAAACCTCAGGATCAAGTTTGACGTCGTCTTTCCATCGAAGCTGAGTGTAGAACAGAAAAGTGATCTGAGAAGGGTGCTTGGTCGAGCTGATTAA
- the LOC117613898 gene encoding thioredoxin H2-like, with protein MGGNLSHIQDYSDDDSSRGKKSRIMAFHSKDQWNTHFNASKESNKLMVIDFTATWCGPCRAMEPTLKEYADKYTDVEFIKLDVDELPDVAREFGVQAMPSFVFVKKGDVVDKVVGARKEELQKKIEKHRK; from the exons atgggaggCAACTTATCACACATTCAAGACTACTCCGATGATGATTCATCACGCGGAAAGAAGTCTCGCATCATGGCCTTCCATTCCAAGGACCAATGGAACACTCACTTCAATGCCTCCAAAGAAAGCAACAAACTG ATGGTGATAGATTTCACGGCAACATGGTGTGGACCTTGTCGAGCCATGGAGCCAACATTGAAGGAGTATGCTGATAAATACACAGACGTTGAGTTTATCAAGCTGGATGTAGACGAGTTaccg GATGTGGCTAGGGAGTTCGGGGTGCAGGCAATGCcttcatttgtttttgtgaaGAAAGGGGACGTGGTTGATAAGGTCGTGGGGGCCAGGAAGGAGGAACTCCAGAAGAAGATTGAGAAACacaggaaataa